In Marmota flaviventris isolate mMarFla1 chromosome 17, mMarFla1.hap1, whole genome shotgun sequence, a single genomic region encodes these proteins:
- the LOC139702302 gene encoding C-C motif chemokine 3-like codes for MPEGHRQQGGPRPFLDLLILETTLHHPLNIMQVSTAALAVLLCTMALCDQVFSAPFDADSPMPCCFSYVARQIERKFIVDYFETSSQCSQRGVIFLTKRGRQVCADPSENWVQEYVTDLELNA; via the exons ATGCCAGAAGGACACAGGCAGCAGGGAGGACCCAGGCCCTTCTTGGATCTGCTCATACTTGAGACCACACTCCATCATCCACTGAACATCATGCAGGTCTCCACGGCTGCTCTTGCTGTCCTCCTCTGCACCATGGCTCTCTGCGACCAGGTCTTCTCTGCACCAT TTGATGCGGACTCCCCGATGCCCTGCTGCTTCTCCTACGTGGCCCGGCAGATTGAACGCAAATTCATAGTGGACTATTTTGAGACCAGCAGCCAGTGCTCCCAGCGAGGTGTCAT CTTCCTAACCAAGAGAGGCCGGCAGGTGTGTGCTGACCCTAGTGAGAACTGGGTCCAGGAATACGTCACTGACCTGGAGCTGAATGCCTGA